From Hydra vulgaris chromosome 15, alternate assembly HydraT2T_AEP, one genomic window encodes:
- the LOC136091521 gene encoding zinc finger MYM-type protein 1-like, translated as MSIILRSVTCTPGVGIDISENFFGYLTVNDTTGNGLFNAFLNQAKNWDINILDCRGQSYDNGANMKGKVKGVQARFLEMNPKALYVPCANHSLNLVIVDGALSSISAISFFGVLSKLYTLFSSSPPRWEILKSCVAISVKPQSDTRWESRINCVKPLRFYLKEILEALEKLEEHALEKRDGATSTEVRSLTEYIRTWPFLLSIIIWYDVLFQINKSSKLLQSSATSLDILASEINAIKAFLYEYRENGFSDARVKASEIAEVLGIEKVFSIVRSRKKKSIYSYECADHTWQPEHQYKADFFLPLIDMSIASVKERFEQISIVTKLYDFLYRSESLIKACNENSLSAYCKNLQIKLADIDSEDLESELKRFVIVIKEENALLKSAYDFLNYIYKEELQETYPNLVIALRIILTLPVTVASAERSFSKLKLTKTFHRLV; from the coding sequence ATGAGCATTATTCTGCGATCAGTAACATGCACTCCTGGAGTAGGTATCGACATTTCCGAAAATTTCTTTGGATATCTCACAGTAAATGATACCACTGGAAATGGGCTTttcaatgcatttttaaatcaggCAAAAAATTgggatataaatattttagactGCCGAGGTCAATCTTACGATAATGGTGCTAATATGAAAGGAAAAGTAAAAGGTGTTCAAGCAAGGTTTCTGGAAATGAATCCTAAGGCCTTATATGTTCCATGTGCTAACCATTCACTCAATCTTGTTATTGTTGATGGTGCACTATCATCCATCAgtgcaatttctttttttggtgTTCTTTCAAAGTTATACACGCTCTTTTCATCGTCTCCTCCTCGatgggaaattttaaaatcatgcgTGGCAATTTCAGTCAAGCCACAATCAGATACCAGATGGGAAAGTAGAATAAACTGTGTTAAACCACTTCGCTtctatttaaaagaaatcttaGAGGCACTTGAAAAATTGGAAGAACATGCCTTAGAAAAAAGAGATGGGGCAACTTCCACAGAAGTACGATCGCTGACAGAATATATTAGAACATGGCCTTTCTTATTATCAATCATTATTTGGTATGacgttttatttcaaattaacaaATCAAGTAAGCTGCTTCAGTCTTCTGCAACCTCTCTCGACATATTAGCTAGtgaaataaatgcaataaaagcGTTTCTTTATGAGTATCGCGAAAATGGATTTTCTGACGCACGTGTTAAGGCATCAGAAATCGCAGAAGTATTGGgcattgaaaaggttttttcgATAGTGCGttcacgaaaaaaaaaatcgatttaTTCATACGAGTGTGCTGATCACACTTGGCAACCTGAACATCAGTataaagcagatttttttttgccgCTAATTGATATGTCAATTGCATCAGTAAAAGAGCGTTTTGAACAGATCAGCATTGTCACAAAGCTTTATGACTTTCTTTACCGATCTGAGAGTCTTATCAAAGCTTGTAATGAAAATTCTCTGTCTGCTTATtgcaaaaatttgcaaataaagcTTGCTGATATAGATTCAGAGGATTTAGAATCGGAGTTAAAACGTTTTGTCATAGTTATAAAGGAGGAAAATGCTCTCCTAAAATCTGCATATGACTTCCTAAACTACATCTACAAAGAAGAGCTCCAAGAAACTTATCCCAATCTAGTTATTGCGTTACGAATCATTCTTACTTTACCAGTTACTGTTGCAAGTGCAGAACGTAGCTTCAGCAAGTTAAAACTAACTAAAACATTTCATAGGTTAGTATAA